The following are from one region of the Arcobacter defluvii genome:
- a CDS encoding FtsK/SpoIIIE domain-containing protein, whose product MFHLFKLFSQDLIKYLAVLIWGLFSIIYIIENGAVLNAELIEKYQYYFIIGASIILIERTIYFLKYHRFILLPYSLSLYNRVADEQKESKIFLDKFKKYDKKTNTYFFKNRLAIDKKMYIDSKDKIIHLLGYEDKNEVEFEIKAHNKKEIAIRLYKLPLKFNWHIELLKDKKIYLGHSKNGAYFLPLENLTSCITVGESGAGKSNFLNMIIFSLLHNFNYIDKLDFIDLKGVELSRYKLNNTSFTDNLEQVDKLLEELKNEMNNRFAQMKEKGDLIYQGKYRICLIDEIGTIATHYDKKLKEQIFNNLIEIGQKGRASKVLLLIFSQKIDSTNIPTNVLTNLQGSFLLRTSSQFNINNSIGLQEEIEEITRTRVQDFPKGRIIFKDGLTSEKILLQTPYLSQDIQNSMIKYFRSWINK is encoded by the coding sequence ATGTTTCACTTATTCAAGTTATTTAGCCAAGATTTAATTAAATATCTGGCTGTTTTAATTTGGGGTCTATTTTCAATAATTTATATTATTGAAAATGGAGCAGTGCTTAATGCTGAACTTATAGAAAAATACCAATACTATTTTATTATTGGTGCTTCAATTATTCTAATAGAGAGAACAATATACTTTTTAAAATATCATAGATTTATATTACTTCCTTATTCTTTATCCCTTTATAACAGAGTAGCAGACGAACAAAAAGAGAGCAAAATATTTTTAGATAAATTTAAAAAATATGATAAAAAAACTAATACCTACTTTTTTAAAAATCGTTTAGCAATAGATAAAAAGATGTATATTGACTCAAAAGACAAAATTATCCATTTATTAGGATATGAAGATAAAAATGAAGTAGAGTTTGAAATTAAAGCCCATAATAAAAAGGAGATAGCTATAAGGCTTTATAAATTACCTTTAAAATTTAATTGGCATATAGAACTATTAAAAGATAAAAAAATATATCTTGGGCATTCAAAAAATGGTGCTTATTTTTTACCTCTTGAAAATTTAACTTCTTGTATTACTGTTGGAGAAAGTGGAGCAGGAAAATCTAATTTTTTAAATATGATAATCTTCTCATTACTTCATAATTTTAATTATATAGATAAATTAGATTTTATAGACCTTAAAGGTGTAGAATTAAGCCGTTATAAGCTAAATAATACCAGTTTTACAGATAACCTTGAACAAGTTGATAAACTCCTTGAAGAACTTAAAAATGAAATGAATAATAGATTTGCCCAAATGAAAGAAAAAGGCGATTTAATTTATCAAGGAAAATATAGAATTTGCTTAATAGACGAAATTGGAACAATAGCAACACATTATGATAAGAAATTAAAAGAACAGATTTTTAACAATTTAATAGAAATAGGTCAAAAAGGTAGAGCTTCAAAAGTTTTATTATTGATTTTTAGCCAAAAGATAGATTCAACAAATATTCCAACGAATGTATTAACAAATCTTCAAGGCTCTTTTTTATTAAGAACTTCCAGTCAATTTAATATTAACAATTCAATAGGATTACAAGAGGAAATAGAAGAAATAACAAGAACAAGAGTCCAAGATTTTCCAAAAGGTAGAATTATATTCAAGGACGGTTTAACAAGTGAAAAGATATTACTTCAAACTCCTTATTTAAGTCAAGATATTCAAAATTCAATGATTAAATATTTTAGGTCTTGGATTAACAAATAG
- a CDS encoding tyrosine-type recombinase/integrase produces MVDMYVNHLIKKQKIIEDTKKDYVPSYYLINEAFPNKKLSQLTTKDLEKLEHLISFLPANRNKKKLTRDLDIHKQVEFMENILKDRANNVFRLEHKDHKVIGLGTQNKHFEQITNFIEFCSAKYKFESPLDGIVLQRYRIKSDSSLERLPLSDEEIQIIFNEFDYLNNKLLFTLKNDPLKVYGIFLTMFLGIRPIEAGQLMVNDLQHTTDKKGNTIYYLSVSTENTSEDINLNEVKKEKTKNTKRKLPLTDVFIKNLKFLEFVNQRKEDKHNFIFVNEEENLDIKQNIKNTVRRCEDTFNTKLKKLNFKDIDRKSFYSLRHSFANKIKHIPESLKDKRGESLMGHSGATDSELFNRYGNRYFEPDFLYEILEKVEYKEINKINIILKT; encoded by the coding sequence ATGGTTGATATGTATGTAAATCATTTAATCAAAAAACAAAAAATAATAGAAGATACAAAAAAAGATTATGTGCCAAGCTATTATCTTATTAATGAGGCATTCCCTAATAAAAAATTGAGCCAATTAACAACAAAAGATTTGGAAAAACTTGAACATTTAATTTCTTTTCTACCTGCTAATAGGAATAAAAAGAAACTTACACGAGATTTAGATATTCATAAGCAAGTTGAATTTATGGAAAATATACTAAAAGATAGAGCTAATAATGTTTTTAGATTAGAACATAAAGACCATAAAGTAATTGGACTTGGAACACAAAATAAACATTTTGAACAAATAACAAATTTTATAGAGTTTTGTTCAGCCAAATATAAATTTGAATCGCCTTTGGATGGAATAGTGCTACAACGATATAGAATCAAAAGTGATTCAAGTCTTGAAAGATTACCTTTATCGGATGAAGAAATACAAATCATTTTTAATGAATTTGATTATTTGAATAATAAACTTCTTTTTACATTAAAAAATGACCCTCTTAAAGTTTATGGAATTTTTTTAACAATGTTTTTAGGTATTAGACCTATCGAAGCTGGTCAATTGATGGTAAATGATTTACAACATACAACAGATAAAAAGGGAAATACAATTTATTATTTAAGTGTTTCAACGGAGAATACAAGTGAAGATATAAATCTAAATGAAGTAAAAAAAGAGAAGACTAAAAATACTAAAAGAAAACTTCCCCTTACGGATGTATTTATAAAGAATTTAAAATTTTTAGAGTTTGTAAATCAAAGAAAAGAAGATAAGCATAATTTTATATTTGTTAATGAAGAAGAAAATTTAGATATTAAGCAAAATATAAAAAATACTGTTAGGCGTTGTGAAGATACATTTAATACAAAACTTAAAAAACTTAATTTTAAAGATATAGATAGAAAATCATTTTATTCATTACGGCATAGTTTTGCTAATAAAATTAAACATATTCCAGAATCTTTAAAAGATAAGAGAGGGGAAAGTTTAATGGGGCATAGTGGAGCTACTGATTCAGAATTATTTAATAGATACGGGAATAGGTATTTTGAGCCTGATTTCTTATATGAAATTTTGGAAAAAGTTGAATATAAAGAAATAAATAAAATTAATATAATTTTAAAAACTTAA
- a CDS encoding DUF6538 domain-containing protein has protein sequence MNYLQRRNGVYYFHKKVNKELSTNKNQIIRKSLQTKCYTTAKQLASLLNYWANEYFKMGIVMTSSKMDEILFNYLQDSIEEYSELEELRHHKNSVEIDNEIYEGSTKKAVLYHLKKHNKLDKKRDFQEIKDYVENQVIPISKINENELNELREIKEFYWKLFKYYGEVLKADLSKFEGYSVEESIDKHKKNKNQVVCRAKEKEN, from the coding sequence TTGAACTATCTACAAAGACGAAACGGAGTTTACTATTTTCATAAAAAAGTAAACAAAGAACTATCAACAAATAAAAATCAGATTATTAGAAAATCATTACAAACGAAATGTTATACTACTGCCAAACAATTAGCAAGTTTATTGAATTATTGGGCTAATGAATACTTTAAAATGGGGATAGTAATGACTTCTTCAAAAATGGACGAAATTTTATTTAATTATCTTCAAGACTCTATTGAAGAATATAGTGAATTGGAAGAATTAAGACATCATAAAAATAGTGTTGAAATTGATAATGAAATTTATGAAGGTAGCACAAAAAAAGCTGTTTTATATCATTTAAAAAAACATAATAAATTAGATAAAAAAAGAGATTTTCAAGAAATCAAAGATTATGTTGAAAATCAAGTTATACCTATTTCAAAAATAAATGAAAATGAACTAAATGAATTAAGAGAAATAAAAGAGTTTTATTGGAAATTGTTTAAATACTATGGAGAAGTTTTAAAAGCTGATTTATCAAAATTTGAGGGATATAGTGTTGAAGAATCAATTGATAAACATAAGAAAAATAAAAATCAAGTAGTTTGTAGAGCCAAAGAAAAAGAAAATTAA